The following proteins are co-located in the Vidua macroura isolate BioBank_ID:100142 chromosome 1, ASM2450914v1, whole genome shotgun sequence genome:
- the LOC128814546 gene encoding ADP-ribosylation factor-like protein 4A — MGNRLSDQTPILSSLPSFQSFHIVILRLDCAGKMIVLYRLQFNKFVNTVPTKGFNTEKIKVTLGNSKTVTFHFWDVGSQEKLKPLWKSYTRCTDGIVFVVDSVDVEKMEEAKTELHKITRLSKNQGVPVLIIANKQDLRNSLSLQGEKMLAMSELSSSTPRHLQPTCAIIRD, encoded by the coding sequence ATGGGAAATAGACTCTCGGACCAGACGCCGATCCTCTCcagcctgccttccttccaGAGCTTTCACATCGTCATCCTGAGGCTAGACTGCGCTGGGAAGATGATAGTACTCTACAGACTGCAGTTCAATAAGTTCGTCAACACTGTCCCCACTAAAGGATTTAACACGGAGAAAATCAAAGTGACGCTGGGCAACTCAAAGACGGTCACTTTCCACTTCTGGGATGTAGGCAGCCAGGAAAAGCTGAAGCCGCTGTGGAAGTCGTACACAAGGTGCACTGATGGCATCGTGTTTGTGGTAGACTCTGTCGACGTTGAGAAGATGGAGGAGGCCAAAACAGAACTACATAAGATTACTAGGCTGTCTAAGAATCAAGGTGTGCCTGTCCTTATCATTGCTAACAAGCAGGACCTAAGGAACTCCCTCTCCCtacagggagagaaaatgttAGCAATGAGTGAGCTGAGTTCTTCAACACCCCGGCATTTGCAGCCTACCTGTGCAATCATTAGAGACTGA